A region of Vanessa cardui chromosome 1, ilVanCard2.1, whole genome shotgun sequence DNA encodes the following proteins:
- the LOC124530377 gene encoding gamete and mating-type specific protein A-like: MRIYAFVLLFCLYSVECRKAIVPISKNANIDFINMEAGGVRAPSNIRPGTAQAPAQAPVPTTVKPAVPAPAPQPKNPTPTVAPVAPTKQAPTQAPTLITPKPVNPTPAAKPITTPGPGSVKQLITFYDSQGKASPIRPYSYSQAVKQG, encoded by the exons ATGAGGATCTACGCATtcgttttgttattttgtttgtattctgTCGAAT GTCGCAAAGCTATTGTGCCGATAAGCAAAAATgctaatattgattttattaacatGGAAGCAGGAGGAGTGAGAGCTCCTAGTAATATTCGTCCAGGTACGGCGCAGGCTCCGGCTCAAGCACCGGTTCCTACAACAGTTAAGCCAGCTGTACCAGCACCAGCTCCTCAACCAAAGAATCCTACACCTACAGTGGCTCCTGTTGCTCCAACTAAGCAAGCACCAACTCAAGCTCCTACACTAATAACTCCAAAACCCGTTAATCCTACTCCTGCTGCTAAACCCATAACCACTCCTGGTCCTGGGAGTGTTAAGCAACTCATTACCTTTTATGACAGTCAGGGCAAAGCCAGCCCTATTCGCCCATACTCGTATAGCCAGGCTGTAAAACAgggctaa